In Thiofilum sp., the genomic window CAAAAAGCTGAAAAAGCCATTGCATTTTGCAAGCAAGAGGGGATTTTAAAATAAGCGCAAAGACTAAAATACCCGCTCGGCAGTAAAAGTAATGAACAGCCCGAACAATCGCAGCCTGTACTAGCTCAAACTTACGTTGACAGAGAAACCAGCCATGTGATGCTCAGGATTTACTCCCCCCTCCTCAACTATCATGGACATGGAAAAAAGCTCCGACTCTACGAGCGTCACGGTGTTAAAACCTATTGGATTATTCACCCCACCGACCAATGGCTCATAGTCTATCGTCCAGCAAAACAAAGCTACCTTGCACGAATCCATACCCCTTTTACCTGCAACTCTTTATAATCCGCTTTTTTAAGTACCTACAAAGGGCTTGGTAGTACATGAGTACTTCACATTCCACACCACCTGATCAAGATGACACCTTCTGGGATATGGCGGACAGCTTTATTGAGCTAGCGAATCAATTAACCGAACAAGCCGCCGATCCTAATGCCGTCATTGCAGCTATGACCTATGCCACCACACGCTTTAGTGCCTTTATTGCAGCGGTCAATTCACTCGATAGAGCCGAATTTACCGAAGATATGGATAGCAATATGGAACTCTTAAGCCGTCAATATCGGCGTTGGTTAGGCGAAAACCTACGTGACTATCGTGATAATTTTAAAGTTTATATTCGTACCGAGGACGATCCCACATGAACAGCACTCCTAGTGATACCGCTGCTATTTTAATTGAAGCACTGCCCTATATTCAGCGTTATGCAGGTAAAACCATTGTTGTGAAATACGGCGGCAATGCCATGACTGAACCTGCCCTACAGCAAAGCTTTGCCCGCGACATTGTGCTACTCAAGCAAGTGGGGATTAACCCTGTAGTGGTGCATGGGGGTGGACCACAAATTAATAGCTATCTCAGTCAGCTTAATATCGAAAGTCGCTTTATTGATGGCATGCGCGTCACTAACTCCGAAACCATGGATGTGGTGCAAATGGTGCTAGGGGGCTTGGTCAATAAGCAAATTGTTAGTCTTATCAATCAAGCGGGGGGACGAGCCATTGGTTTAACGGGTAAAGATGGCAATATGATTAAAGCCCGTAAACTGCTGCTAGAACGTAAGGCACTGGATAATCAACCCTCTGAAATCATTGATCTAGGTCATGTGGGTGAAATCACCAGTATTGACGCTAGTGTGGTGCGTATGTTGGAAGAGGATCGTTATATTCCGGTGATCGCACCTATTGGAGTGGGTGAGGATGGGGCGAGCTATAATATTAATGCCGACATTGTAGCGGGTAAGCTGGCTCAAGTGCTCAATGCTGAGAAACTTTTACTCCTGACCAATACTCCGGGGGTATTGAATAAACAAGGTCAACTCATGCCCGAACTCAGCCGTGATGATATTAATAATTTGATCGCTGATGGCACGATTCACGGCGGTATGCTGCCTAAGCTCACCTGTGCTACCGATGCCCTCGCAGCCGGTGCGCGGAGTGCTTGTATTATTGATGGACGCTTAGCTCATGCCGTGCTACTCGAACTTCTAACCGATACCGGAGTAGGCACTCTAGTCACCCCTTAATCAAGCGCACTTTAATCAATTAGCAGACGCAGCAGGTGTTTCTTGCAGAGCACCTGACTCTGCTGTCTTAGCGGCTTTTGCTTGGAGCAACTCTTGCAAACGCAGCTTATCTGACTCGTATTGCTCATTGAGCTTTAGTGTTTCCATTAAGCCTTGTTGAATGGCTTTATCGTAGTTTGCTAAATCAGCCTCACTGGTTTTAATAAAGCCCTCTAAGGTCTTAATCTGATCTTTATCTTTGGTTTTAGCCAACTTGTCGCGTTGCTTATTAAGATCGGTGGCTAATTTAGCGCGAGTTTCACGTAATTGACCCAAGCTAGACTTTTGCAGATTGAGGCGGCTTTCATAAACTGCCACTAACTCATCTACCGTTGCGTAGGTATCCAGCAAATTTTGCTCTAGTACCGCTTTATACTTCGCCTCTTCAGCTAATTGCTGTTGTTTAAGCTTGGCTTCTTTAGCAGCGGCTAATTCGGCGGCGGTTTTAGCCGGAGGCGCTACTTTAACAGTAGTCCCTTGCTTATTTAGCTCAGCATGCCCTAGACCTGTCACTTGGGGAGGAATCTTATCTGAGTAGCTCACCTTACCATTCGCATCAACCCAACGATAAAGCTCAGCCTGCACTCCTGTAGTACAGCATAGCAGTATACAACTTAGGACAAGATAGGCACGTTTGATCATGATAATGGCCCGATTATTAGTATAAACATAAGAGCTTTTAATAAAGCCAATACCTGTTAATCATCCCATACTTGTACCTAGCTTGCTGAATTATCAGATAAATGGAAAAATATCTTCTTTATAAATCGCTAGCTTCCTAAACCTTCCATTAATAATTTTTATTACAACACTCATCAGGAAGTCACTGTTTAGCACCTGCCCACTATTCTTAGAATGGGGCTATTCAGTCAATCATAAAAAGTACTACCACCATGAAACAACCTGCTCAACCTTCGCGCCGTCAATTTTTAAAACTTTCCAGTGCCGCTGCGGGCGTGGGTCTAGCCGCGACCAGTCCTAGCGCTAATGCGTTTTTATTTACCACTACTAAACCCGCTCGTACTATTAAAGCCGTGGTCATTGGTACGGGCTTTGGTGGAGCCGTTGCGGGGCTGCGTTTAGGTCAAGCGGGCGTTAAAACCTTAATGATTGAGCGCGGTCAATGGTGGCGTACTCAAGCCAATTTTAATGTGTTTAGTGCGAACTTACCCGCTGATCACCGTAGCTCATGGTTTAAAACCCTCTCCTCCCCACCCGTTAAAATCGAGTTGCCCGTGCTACCCTATGCCGGAGTGCTGGACTATACCGATTTTAATGGCTTGCGTACCTATCAAGGGGCGGCAGTTGGCGGTGGCTCCATTGTGTATGGCGGGGTTACGGTGCGTTCACCCAATTTCGTACTACAATCGATTTTTAATGGGCAGGTTAATGTGAGTGAGATGGAGACCAAATACTATCCTCGCGCCGAGGCTATTATTAGAGCGTCTACCATTCCTGAGGATTTGTTGAATACTCAATACTATCGTTATGCCCAAGTCTTTAAACAACATGCTGAAAAGGCTGGCTATACCGTAAAACCCACCCCCAGCGCCTATGACTTTGATATTATTCGCAAAGAAATTAATGGCACTATTAAAGCCTCGGCGATTAATGGCGAAACGATTTACGGTAATAATAATGGCTGTAAAAAATCCCTCGATAAAAGCTATCTACAGCTAGCACTCAATACCAATAATGTCACCATTGCAGATCTCACTATTGTGGATAGTATTAAGCCGTTCGGCGCGGGCTATAGCGTGTTTACCCGTAAGATCAATGATTGGGGTACAACGCTTTATTATGAAGAAATCCGTTGTGAGTACTTATTTCTAGGCGCTGGTGTGGTAGGCACGAATACTTTACTACTGAAAGCCAAAGCAGAAGGTAGCCTGCCTAATTTAAATCAACATGTAGGTACTAAAGTGGGTGGCAATGGCGATGTGACTTGGGCGCGTACCGTGCCAGAGGCATTAGGGGCTAAACAAGCGGCTCCCCTGACCCAAACCATAGAAGACTTTAGTAATCCTTATGGTCCTATGACCCTAGAATGTGCCTATTTCCCCACAGGCATTGATCTGCGCTCACTGGTGCAATTAGGGGTGCATTTCGACAAGGATCGTACCGGTCCTGGCACTTTTACCTACTCTAAGTGGCAAAATAAACTCACTATGAATTGGCCCAGCGATGCAGGCACTAAACCTACTCAAGCCCATGAACATATTGTCAATCGTTTAAATCGCATTAATGGTGGCATTAGTGGCGTGCCCATTTTTATTACTAAACCCTCCACGACACGGGTTGCACACCCTTTAGGGGGCATACCTTTAGGTTTAGCGACGGATGCTTATGGGCGACTTTATGGATATAAGCGTTTATATGTCGTCGATGGCAGTTTAATTCCGGGGTCGTGCTTAGCTAACCCTTCACTGACGATTGCTGCACTAGCAGAGCGCAATATGGAAACGATATTAGCACAGGATATACGGGCTTAAGCACCATAACCCAGTACTCCCCTAGTTGAGGAGTGCTGGGAACTTGGTTTAAGTCACAGGAGTGGTATGAGGCTGCTTGCCCACCAACACTTCAATTTGCTCAATACGGCGACTGTCCCCCAATAGCACACGCAGGGTTAAATCGCCAATCGTCGTTTCTTCGCCCGGACGCGGGATTTTACCAAGTTGATTAATCATCAAACCCGCCACTGTGTCCGCCGCATCGTCATCTAGCTCTATCCCTACTAATTCATTGAGTTCCTCAATAGGGGTAATACCTGACACTAAATAACGCCCGCCACCTTGCTGAATAATATTAGGATCTTCATCTTCCTCATCGTCGTATTCATCATCAATATCACCGACGATTTGCTCTAATACATCCTCAAAGGTTACTAAGCCCGCAATACCCGCATATTCATCAATGACTACCGCCATATGAGCGCGATTATTACGAAACTCTGCTAACAAACGGCTTAAGGGCTGCGTTTCAGGCACTATTAAAGCGGGGCGCACAATATCATCTATGGCAAACTCATCTTCCCGCCCGATATAACGCAGCAAATCTTTGGCAAGTAAGATACCAATCAGATCTTCACGATTATCCGCTACTACGGGATAGCGCGAGTGTTCCGTTTCCGCAATAAGCTTTAAAATGGTAGAAAAATCATCGTCATGCCCGATGAATTGCACCTGCGAACGCGGAATCATGACATCTTGCACTTGCAATGAACTAAAGTTCACTACGCCCTGCATCATATTGACTGCATCATCAGGCAAAATATTTTTTTTATTAATGCGGTGTAATTCTTCCATTAACTCGTCACGACTTTGCGTAGACAAGTCTAAGCGCTCAATTAACCATTGCTTCCAACGAGGTCGCGGCCTCGAATCTGAACTGTCGTTTTTCATGATTCCTGATTAAGTGGTTGATAAGGGTTGGGAATACCTAACTTCCCTAAAAGCGTAATTTCTAAGGTTTCCATTACCTCTGCTTCTGCATCGGTAATATGGTCATACCCTTGCAAATGCAAGAGACCATGAATTAATAAATGCGCCCAATGATGCTCTAGCGGTTTGTTTTGCTCTTGCGCCTCACGCTCAAGTACCTCTGCACAAATCACTAAATCGCCTAAATAATGTTGATCTAACTCCGCCAATAATTCCGGCTCTAAATCAAAATCAGGTAATTCATTGGGAAAAGATAAAATATTGGTCGCATAGTCTTTGCCGCGATAGTCAGCATTTAAACTACGTCCCTCCTCTGCATCGACAATACGCACCACACACTCACCTTGTTCTGGTTGTAATGCTGGTGCTAGCCAAGTTTGCATCTGCTCAAGGCTGGGAACACGCGGCCATTCAGCGGCATTTTGCAATTCTATGTGTAAGCTATTCATCATTCTGACTATGGCGCTCATACGCCTCTACGATACGTTGTACTAAGCTATGGCGCACCACATCTTTACTGTCAAAAAAGGTAAAACTAATCCCTTTGACATCATGTAAAATCTCTAGCACATGTTTTAAACCCGACTTTTGGTGGCGCGGTAAATCAATTTGGGTAATGTCCCCAGTAATGACAGCCGTAGAACCAAAGCCTAAGCGGGTTAAGAACATTTTCATTTGTTCAGTAGTCGTATTTTGTGCTTCATCCAACAAAATAAATGAGTCGTTTAAAGTACGTCCGCGCATATAAGCTAAGGGAGCGACTTCAATCACATGACGTTCAATGAGGCGCGTCACCTTCTCAATGCCCATCATCTCATACAGCGCATCATAAATAGGACGTAAATAAGGATCGATTTTTTGAGCTAAATCACCGGGTAAGAAACCAAGTTTTTCACCCGCTTCCACCGCTGGACGCACTAATACCAAACGTCTGACTTCATCACGCTCTAGCGCTTCTACCGCACAGGCCACCGCCAACCATGTTTTACCTGTACCCGCAGGCCCTACTCCAAAGTTCACATCATGGGCACGAATACGCTCAATATAGTCACGTTGACTTGCACCTTTCGGTTTAATATAGCCACGGCGAGTACGTACCTTTACCTCATTAGGATCACGATCTACTACAGCCTCTAAGTTCGCTTGCTGCATGGATAAATGGATATGCTCAGGGGTCAATAGAGTGTCTTGCGTTTCTGCATAGAGATCTTTCAACAACTGCTCGGCTGTGGTCACTACTGTGGGTAAACCCGTTAATTGAAACTGATGACCACGATTTTCAATCGTAATACCTAAGCGATTTTCAATTTGACGCAAATGCTGATCAAACTGACCACTTAAATTCATTAAGCGCTCAGTATCTACAGGCTCTAAATCAAAACGGATGGTGGCAAGAGGGGAAATTATAGTAGCGCTCAAGAGCAACCTATATTTAAAATAAACATCATGGGTATTTAGTATATGTCAGCCTTAAGATCTAGAAAAGCATCTCATGCTAATTTCCCACTCATCAAAATTCATATTGACGCTAATCTCGGTTTTGTTACCATTTAATCATCTAGCCTGCTGTTGGATAGCGACTCCACAAAATTAAGGCTTAACAAAATACCATTCACCCATATAATAACAATAACTTAGGGTTCAACACAAATGAGCATACCCATGATTGCAGCTATTGATTCACATGTTTTTAATAATGTTCGTAGCCATCTAGGTGATGAGGTTTTCGAGTCTATTGTGACTCAATTTAATAAAGAAACCTCACAGCTTGTTCAGCAACTGCGCCTAGCTTTTACCCAAAACGATACCAGTCGTATTCAGTTATTAGGCTATAAACTGAAAACTTTAAGCCAACAAGTCGGGGCAACACGCCTTGCTCAATTGGCTTGTCAGTTAAGTAATAGTACGCTCCAAACTGTATTACCCGCGATTCAGGCCGAGTATTATCATGTTGTTTATTGGCTCAATGAGCACTACCTGACACAACGTGCTTAAGCATTAAGCTTGAGTTAATAACGGTTTTAATAACTAGCCTCCTTGGTATAAATTGATATTTATCACTGACACATTTTGTCTTTGAGACTACGATATAGGGTTTAGCAGCCTCTTATAAGCCTGCTATTCACTTAGGGACTCATCCAGTCGACCCTAACCAAGGAGGTATTTATGGATAATGATCAAACTGTCGAGCCTACCATTCCTATGACTCAAGACCCGCGCAATAATCAGCCGGTGGATGAGTTTACCATTAATGAGGGTGTTACTAAAACGGGGGCTGCTAAGCTAGCGGCAATAGAAGATATTATTCAAAAGGATGTAAAAAATCCTCCTCTTGATAGTCACAACGTTATTGCCACGCTTGAAACTCTGTTAAATGATGCCTCTCCTGAAGATGCTATATTATTAAAATCAGCCCTACTGAAGTGGACAGATAAGAGCAAACTTCCGGTTAGCCCCGACGATGAATTAGTAGAAAATTGGCGTACTGCGGTTTATCCCTATAAAAATCGTATGTCACGCAAAAACTATGAAAAGCAAAAATACCACTTACAGGTTGAACTCCTCAAACTACAAGCATGGGTACGTGAGACTGGTCAACGCGTGGTTATTCTATTTGAGGGTCGTGATGCGGCAGGTAAAGGGGGAACCATTAAGCGCTTTATGGAGCACTTAAATCCTCGTGGTGCTCGCGTCGTCGCTTTGGAAAAACCTACCGAAACCGAACGGGGTCAATGGTACTTCCAGCGCTATGTTTCTCATTTACCTACCGCAGGTGAGATCGTATTATTCGACCGCTCTTGGTATAACCGTGCAGGTGTAGAACGCGTCATGGGCTTTTGTACCGAAGACGAATACCTTGAATTTATGCGTCAAGCGCCTGAATTTGAACGTCATTTGGTCAAAAGCGGTATTCATGTGATTAAATTCTGGTTCTCTGTAAGCCGTGATGAACAGCGTCGACGCTTTAAAGAGCGCAAAATCCACCCCCTTAAACAGTGGAAACTCAGTCCTATTGATTTAGCCTCGCTAGAAAAATGGGATGAATACAGTAAGGCTAAAGAAGCTATGTTTTTCCACACGGATACGGCTGAAGCGCCTTGGACTATTCTTAAGTCAGACTGTAAAAAACGTGCTCGACTCAATGCTATGCGTTATGTACTCAACAAACTTTCCTATACGGGTAAAGATCCTAAAACGGTCACTCCAGTCGACCCATTGATTGTAGGACGCGCCAGTTTGAGCAACTAAAGCACAGGTTTATTGCCTTAGCTCCATAATGTCCCTACGAGATGTAACGTGTATTTCCCAATAATGCACGTTAGAATAAAGCTACTAATCAGAATTGGCTATTTAGGAGTACTCATGGACGTTATGGAGCGTATTGACCAAGCGGTCAAAAATAATCCCGTAGTGATTTTTATGAAAGGCACGCCACGCATGCCTCAATGCGGGTTTTCCAGCCGTGCGGCTCAGGCCTTAATGCAGTGCGGCGAGGAATTTGCCTATGTCAACGTGCTAGCTGATCCGGAAATTTTCCAAAATTTACCCCGCTATGCCGACTGGCCTACCTTCCCCCAGATTTATATTGATGGCGAATTAGTGGGTGGTTGCGATATTACGGTAGAAATGTTGCAAAATGGTGAGTTAGTACCCGCTGTAAAAGCGGCGGTAGCTAAATATAAAGCCGCTTCCAACAGTGAAGCGGGCAATGATGAAGCCAGCCCTAATGCTTAACTAATCGCGCTAAACCATACTGTTGCACTTTGCGTTGCGCTAATTGCACCGCAAAGTGTACTGCCTCTAGTGTATTTTGCCCCTCACATAAAGCAGCAATCATCCCTGCATTAAATGTATCCCCCGCCCCCAGCGTATCCACCACTTGTACCGTAGGCACGGTTACGTGTTGTATCTCTGCTCCTTTATCCAGCACTAAAGCTCCCTGCTTCCCTAGGGTTAATGTCATTATCGTGTGTGGATAATGACTGCTTAATTGCTGTAGCCATTGCTGGGGAGTGAGGTGTGGATATTGGGCTTGCCAATAGGCTTGTGAAATAAAAACCACATCCACTAAGCCTATTAATACCTCTAAACCCGCACGATTTTTTTCTAGCTCTAATGAAATGCGAGCTTTGAGTTGATGTTGGCGTACCTGTTTAATTAAATGGGGTAAAACTTCTACATTACGCCCCTCAAAATGAAACCAATCATACTGAGCCAGTGGCAGATTATTTAAAGCCTCTTGGGCTAACTCTGGCAAATGCCGATGGTGAATAATAGTGCGACTACCGGTTTGCTGATTGAGTAAAATCACAGAATTAGGGGTTTGATAGCCCGCTAATACCGGTGAATAGCCGATCTCAATCCCCTGTTGCTCTAGCTGTTGTCTTAGCCATTCGCCCTGACTATCCGCTGCAAAGGTATTGAGTAAGGTGCATAGATGGCCTAATTGCTGCAACACTTGCACGGTATTTGTGCCATTACCCCCTAAAGTTTGGGTTTGACTCGTAGCTCGTAGTTCTTCATCTTCTGCTGGATAATGACCGACCTCATAAATATGATCGATTAGAGCATTACCCACCACTAAAATCTGACTCATAAACGCTATTTACTCCTAAAAAGAACCGTCTCTTACCCTAAAACAAGACGCTAGTGATGAAAAGCTCAATTAAAGTCCATTTATTACAGAGTAAAGTTGCCACTCTTAAATGACGTGCTTACAATGCGCTTCTTAGTTTAATTATGCCTGTGCTGTCATTATCACACGCTCAACACTTAACGCATACGTGTCTGGATAGCCATCACTTTAGGAGTTTTTTATGCCCTGGAATGAACCGGGAGATAACAATCAAGACCCATGGACTGGCAAAAAGCGCTCGACGGGAAGCAAAGCTAATCCAGATGAGCTAATCAGCTCATTAACTAAAAAAATGAACGAATTATTAGGAGGTCGCAAAAGCAGTGGTGGCTCTAATAATCAATCCTCTAGCCAAGCCCCTAATTTAAGAACGGTCGGTCTGCTGGCAGTAGTCGGTGTCATTGCGTGGTTAGCTTTTGGTATTTATACCGTAGATGCACGCCAACAAGCGCTAGTATTACGCTTTGGCTCTTATGTAGAAACCACAGGGCCCGGCTTACATTGGCATTTACCCTATCCTATAGAGCGCATTGAAATAGTCGATGTGGATCAAAACCGCAGCGCTCAAGATCGCAGTACTATGCTGACCAAAGACGAAAATATCGTCGATATTGCGGTTTCCGTACAATACAAAGTCAGTGATCCAGTCGCTTATAGCTTTAATGTACTGAATATCGACAGCTCTATTGATCAAAGTCGCGGTACTTTATATCAAGTAT contains:
- a CDS encoding Uma2 family endonuclease; this encodes MLRIYSPLLNYHGHGKKLRLYERHGVKTYWIIHPTDQWLIVYRPAKQSYLARIHTPFTCNSL
- a CDS encoding DUF3144 domain-containing protein; this translates as MSTSHSTPPDQDDTFWDMADSFIELANQLTEQAADPNAVIAAMTYATTRFSAFIAAVNSLDRAEFTEDMDSNMELLSRQYRRWLGENLRDYRDNFKVYIRTEDDPT
- the argB gene encoding acetylglutamate kinase, encoding MNSTPSDTAAILIEALPYIQRYAGKTIVVKYGGNAMTEPALQQSFARDIVLLKQVGINPVVVHGGGPQINSYLSQLNIESRFIDGMRVTNSETMDVVQMVLGGLVNKQIVSLINQAGGRAIGLTGKDGNMIKARKLLLERKALDNQPSEIIDLGHVGEITSIDASVVRMLEEDRYIPVIAPIGVGEDGASYNINADIVAGKLAQVLNAEKLLLLTNTPGVLNKQGQLMPELSRDDINNLIADGTIHGGMLPKLTCATDALAAGARSACIIDGRLAHAVLLELLTDTGVGTLVTP
- a CDS encoding DUF4124 domain-containing protein → MIKRAYLVLSCILLCCTTGVQAELYRWVDANGKVSYSDKIPPQVTGLGHAELNKQGTTVKVAPPAKTAAELAAAKEAKLKQQQLAEEAKYKAVLEQNLLDTYATVDELVAVYESRLNLQKSSLGQLRETRAKLATDLNKQRDKLAKTKDKDQIKTLEGFIKTSEADLANYDKAIQQGLMETLKLNEQYESDKLRLQELLQAKAAKTAESGALQETPAASAN
- a CDS encoding GMC oxidoreductase; the protein is MKQPAQPSRRQFLKLSSAAAGVGLAATSPSANAFLFTTTKPARTIKAVVIGTGFGGAVAGLRLGQAGVKTLMIERGQWWRTQANFNVFSANLPADHRSSWFKTLSSPPVKIELPVLPYAGVLDYTDFNGLRTYQGAAVGGGSIVYGGVTVRSPNFVLQSIFNGQVNVSEMETKYYPRAEAIIRASTIPEDLLNTQYYRYAQVFKQHAEKAGYTVKPTPSAYDFDIIRKEINGTIKASAINGETIYGNNNGCKKSLDKSYLQLALNTNNVTIADLTIVDSIKPFGAGYSVFTRKINDWGTTLYYEEIRCEYLFLGAGVVGTNTLLLKAKAEGSLPNLNQHVGTKVGGNGDVTWARTVPEALGAKQAAPLTQTIEDFSNPYGPMTLECAYFPTGIDLRSLVQLGVHFDKDRTGPGTFTYSKWQNKLTMNWPSDAGTKPTQAHEHIVNRLNRINGGISGVPIFITKPSTTRVAHPLGGIPLGLATDAYGRLYGYKRLYVVDGSLIPGSCLANPSLTIAALAERNMETILAQDIRA
- a CDS encoding transporter associated domain-containing protein; its protein translation is MKNDSSDSRPRPRWKQWLIERLDLSTQSRDELMEELHRINKKNILPDDAVNMMQGVVNFSSLQVQDVMIPRSQVQFIGHDDDFSTILKLIAETEHSRYPVVADNREDLIGILLAKDLLRYIGREDEFAIDDIVRPALIVPETQPLSRLLAEFRNNRAHMAVVIDEYAGIAGLVTFEDVLEQIVGDIDDEYDDEEDEDPNIIQQGGGRYLVSGITPIEELNELVGIELDDDAADTVAGLMINQLGKIPRPGEETTIGDLTLRVLLGDSRRIEQIEVLVGKQPHTTPVT
- the ybeY gene encoding rRNA maturation RNase YbeY, giving the protein MSAIVRMMNSLHIELQNAAEWPRVPSLEQMQTWLAPALQPEQGECVVRIVDAEEGRSLNADYRGKDYATNILSFPNELPDFDLEPELLAELDQHYLGDLVICAEVLEREAQEQNKPLEHHWAHLLIHGLLHLQGYDHITDAEAEVMETLEITLLGKLGIPNPYQPLNQES
- a CDS encoding PhoH family protein; amino-acid sequence: MNLSGQFDQHLRQIENRLGITIENRGHQFQLTGLPTVVTTAEQLLKDLYAETQDTLLTPEHIHLSMQQANLEAVVDRDPNEVKVRTRRGYIKPKGASQRDYIERIRAHDVNFGVGPAGTGKTWLAVACAVEALERDEVRRLVLVRPAVEAGEKLGFLPGDLAQKIDPYLRPIYDALYEMMGIEKVTRLIERHVIEVAPLAYMRGRTLNDSFILLDEAQNTTTEQMKMFLTRLGFGSTAVITGDITQIDLPRHQKSGLKHVLEILHDVKGISFTFFDSKDVVRHSLVQRIVEAYERHSQNDE
- the ppk2 gene encoding polyphosphate kinase 2; protein product: MSRKNYEKQKYHLQVELLKLQAWVRETGQRVVILFEGRDAAGKGGTIKRFMEHLNPRGARVVALEKPTETERGQWYFQRYVSHLPTAGEIVLFDRSWYNRAGVERVMGFCTEDEYLEFMRQAPEFERHLVKSGIHVIKFWFSVSRDEQRRRFKERKIHPLKQWKLSPIDLASLEKWDEYSKAKEAMFFHTDTAEAPWTILKSDCKKRARLNAMRYVLNKLSYTGKDPKTVTPVDPLIVGRASLSN
- the grxD gene encoding Grx4 family monothiol glutaredoxin, coding for MDVMERIDQAVKNNPVVIFMKGTPRMPQCGFSSRAAQALMQCGEEFAYVNVLADPEIFQNLPRYADWPTFPQIYIDGELVGGCDITVEMLQNGELVPAVKAAVAKYKAASNSEAGNDEASPNA
- a CDS encoding PfkB family carbohydrate kinase, producing the protein MSQILVVGNALIDHIYEVGHYPAEDEELRATSQTQTLGGNGTNTVQVLQQLGHLCTLLNTFAADSQGEWLRQQLEQQGIEIGYSPVLAGYQTPNSVILLNQQTGSRTIIHHRHLPELAQEALNNLPLAQYDWFHFEGRNVEVLPHLIKQVRQHQLKARISLELEKNRAGLEVLIGLVDVVFISQAYWQAQYPHLTPQQWLQQLSSHYPHTIMTLTLGKQGALVLDKGAEIQHVTVPTVQVVDTLGAGDTFNAGMIAALCEGQNTLEAVHFAVQLAQRKVQQYGLARLVKH